Genomic window (Chryseobacterium sp. H1D6B):
TCGGAAATTTCTTACGGATCTTTTTGTAAAATGTTTTATACCGGCTGACAACCTCTTCTGCTTTTAGCTCATGATTATCTGCAAAATCATTGTCACCGCAGTAGATGATGATCTGTTTAGGCTGATAAGGAGCAAGGAGATCTTCTGCATAATAATTAAGATCTGTGAGTCTAGAGCCTCCAAAACCTCTGTTGATGATTGTTTTGCCGGGGAAATAATCAGAAACATCTGTCCACTTGGTAAAAGAAGAACTTCCGATTAAAAGAACAGCATCTTTAGGAGGTGCATTTTCCTGATCTAGTTTTTTGAAATTTTGGATGTCCTGCCAGAACATCGGTTTTTTTTCCTGTGAAAAGAACAGGGCAAAGGAAAGCAGCAATAATGCTGATAGAATCTTCTTCATTTTTTAAATAATTTAAGTTAATTAAAATTCTTTTTCATAAAAAACTCCCGATTTCTTCGGGAGTAAGGGGTTATCTTTTATAAGAGATATAGGTGACGTCAGCTACCTGATCTCCGTTTACGTCTACATTACCGAAGAGCTGCATCAGCTTTAATTCTGTACGGCTTAATATAATCACTTTATATCTTGCTGCAGATTGATCAGCAGAGGTTATTGTTAATTCCTTCGTATCTGTACTATAAGTGTATGTTCCTGAATTTGTACCGCTTAATTGACAGTCAGCTCCAGTTCCTACATAATAAGTATAAGAGGTGGAATAGTCGGTACTGAAATAAGTGTTGTTTTTCGCACTGCATCCAGAAGGGACGTTAGAGGAAAGTACTGTTTTATTGTCTTTTCCAGAGATGATCTCTGTTTTAGTCGTTTTCCAATCTCCCTTCAACATGTCCATTTCATAACCCTGAACATTATCATCTTCACAAGAAGTAAGCGCTATCGCTGAAAAGGCAAATAAAAGTAGTTGTTTTTTCATTTTCACAAATTTAGAATATGCTAAAATATAAATAAATTTGAAATATTAATAATGAAATTCAGGTTTTTTAAACGAATGTTTGTAAATAAATGAATTTTAATTGAAAGCTGGAAGTCTTTAGATTTATTGCTTTCTTAAGGCTCCCAGCTTCAAACTTTATTAATAACTCATTTCTACAATTTTGTAGGCATCCTGAGGGGTCAATTTTTTATGTTCTCCCAATCCCACCCAGTTTCTTTCTGTAAAAGCTTTTTCTATTCTTTCTGCAGTGCCTTTATAGTCTTCAGTATATTCTGAAAGCTTAGTTTTGATATTTAAACTGTGGAAAAATTCTTCCATTTTCTGGATTCCTAATTCAGCTTTTTCTTCAACTGTTCCTTCTTTAATGCCCCAGACTCTTTCAGCATATTGAGCCAGTTTTCCTTTTTTAGTTTCAAAATTATAACGGTAATGGGAAGGTGCAATAACGGCCAGTGTTCTTGCATGGTCGATACCATAATAAGCAGTTAATTCATGACCCATTGCATGAACAGCCCATTCTGTGA
Coding sequences:
- a CDS encoding GDSL-type esterase/lipase family protein; translation: MKKILSALLLLSFALFFSQEKKPMFWQDIQNFKKLDQENAPPKDAVLLIGSSSFTKWTDVSDYFPGKTIINRGFGGSRLTDLNYYAEDLLAPYQPKQIIIYCGDNDFADNHELKAEEVVSRYKTFYKKIRKKFPNIEVDYISIKYSPSREQLWPQMKETNQKIEAFMKKEKNAEFIDITKAMEDADGNVRKDIFLEDMLHLTPEGYQIWAKVITPYMK
- a CDS encoding lipocalin family protein; this encodes MKKQLLLFAFSAIALTSCEDDNVQGYEMDMLKGDWKTTKTEIISGKDNKTVLSSNVPSGCSAKNNTYFSTDYSTSYTYYVGTGADCQLSGTNSGTYTYSTDTKELTITSADQSAARYKVIILSRTELKLMQLFGNVDVNGDQVADVTYISYKR